One Dioscorea cayenensis subsp. rotundata cultivar TDr96_F1 chromosome 19, TDr96_F1_v2_PseudoChromosome.rev07_lg8_w22 25.fasta, whole genome shotgun sequence genomic window, atgacaataaattaaaaagttgttaGCACAAGTAAAACTtcctcttttatcttttatctcccaCTAAACagatataaataattatagattatacaaaataaattttcactttGGTTTTCAACTCATGGGAGTAATGAGTATTCCTTCTTAATAGCTTTGCAGAATGCCTAAACTAAATAACGTGATGCCCACATGGCATCCACGgcatatttcaataaataaataaataaataaataaataaattagaaccCTAATACCTCTTATCTGCTACTTCATCCTCCGCGAGCATATCCCCAACTAGCTTTTCCATTTCAGACTTTTGGAAGTATGGATATCGATAAGGACAGACGTTGACAAGAGAAGCTCCGGGAAGTAAGGGAGTATGGTAATTGATGGTACGAGGAGGTGGAAGGCCTTCTGGCTTGGCAAAAATGTCGGAGAAGAAAGTTAGGAGTTCACGAAGGTTGGAGATGAATGGAGTTGGTGCTATGACGTCAGTTCAAGGGTTGTGTTGGGGGCAATTGGTTCAATAGTAAGTTGATAGAATAGATGGGTGGTGTCTGTAGTTAAACGAGTGAGGTTAGATGGCACCATGTAGTGTAAGCTTGGTTGGGTCAAACCATAGAATTGAATCTGTTCACCTTGCCAACTAATTTCCATCCACATTTGATTATAGTCAAATATAACAGGGCCCAATCCACTCATCCATTATACTCCCAAGACCACGTCAGCACCATATATTGGAAGTAAGAACAAATTAACATTGAAGAGTGACTTCTCCAATAATAAGCTTACCTGCAAACAGATGCCAGCACAGTCCATTATGTCGTCGTTCCCCACCGTGACACGGAGATGATGTGAAGAATGAATGGTGAGCCCCATGTGTGACGCAAGCTTAGCATGGATGAAAGTTGCTGATGGACCCACCGTCGATCAGCACAGTGACGAGGTGTCAGTGTAACTTGTTGGCCAGCTTGAGAATCACTGGAACGAGTTGGCCGGTGAGAGCATGAAATGATATCTTGGGAAGTTCCACTGGTTCGTGGTTTtttggtggaggtggtgatgtaGCAGGGTCGTCGGGTGGCGGTGTAGATGGAAAGTCATTCTCGTTAGTGTCTTTTTCAACCATCAAGCAGAGAAACTGTGGTGTTGACAACGGTGACCTAGCGTGAATTTGGCATCGCAGTTGAAGCATAAACCTTTCTCACATCTAGCGGACATCTTAGCTGGGGTGAGGCGTTTGATGGGAATTAGAGGAGGTTTGTTTGTTGGTGGAGTTGGTGTTGTTTGTGGAGGTGATGGACGGAATGGAGGATTGGTCCAGTGACGAGGTCTGGCGGCATTGCATTTGTCTTCCACTAGTTTAGCCATTCCTATGGCTTCATGAAGGTTTACAGGTTTGAGGAGGTAAAGCTCTCATTGGATGTCATCTCTAAGGCCCGAGAGGAAGCAATTAAGAAGTTTAACAGGGTTTAAGCCTGAGATACGAGTGGATAGTGTTTCAAATTCACCGGCATAAGCTGTGACAGTACTTCTTTGTTTCAACTTGAACATTTGGGCCTCATGGTTAACAAACGAAGAGGGTCCAAAATAGAGCTCTACTTGCTGGACGAATACCTCCCGACTAGTGAGTTGTGTTGTAGTGTGCATCCAATGGTACCCTTGGAGTGCTTGGCCACTCATGTAAAATGTTGCGATGTGTAGACGTTGATCGCCAGTGATCTGGTGGAAGTGAAAGAAATGCTCTCTTTGGAAGACCCAGCTAAGCACATTGTCATAGGTGAACATGGGAACTTCTAGTTTGAATAGTCGGGTATTTGGTTGGAGGGTTGGTATAGAGGTGTTTGGGGTAGAGAGCAATGGAGTACGGGTAGAAGGGGGGTTGGGATGTGTTTGTCTCCATTCCGGTGAGTTTTGTCATCATCTCGGACATAACAGTTTGTTGTGTCGTCAATGACGTTTGCATCAGATCTATGGTTTCGGTATGTTGCTGCATGGTGGTAGTGTGGTGTTGGACTTTGGTGCAAAAGGAGTCAAGTTGGGAGATTATGGAATCGTGGAGGGCTAACTACTCACTGATGGTATGCAGCTGTTCTTCCAGTGCGCGGGCGCGAGTTTGCATTCCTTCTGTCACGCCCCGTCCCAtgggtcccacacatgacataccgccatgaTAACCTAAGGGAGGTTATACACCTGCCTCAACCCTAGATCGCCGTAAGGCTATCCTGTTCCCTGTACAATATTCTATAAtaacaagaaataatttaacaatgaggacatacaacaacattattacacaagaacaacattgaaacacaagataaaaacatggataatcacaacACGAAAAGCTATAACAATAAGGATAATATCCCCCAAAACACTGGAtataactctcatacatcacatagtcctgactgacacaattaggaatatccaagagaagtaaaaccaaatatgaagatataatataaaataaactctGTCAAGCATTTCACGCTTTTACTCTGTCTGCTGTGCTATCACCTGGGAGGGaaaagaagaggggatgagtaactaagtttctcagtgaggggctaaacatggaactacatcTTATagatgattgaataaaaataaaatgtcacAATATGCTtcgattctcaaaatatttaaaatactttaaatagcaattataacataagaaatgaacgATAAACACCTTCTACATTATCACGGAATGTATACAAGTatgaaatccaaattcatacatttctttaataactcatagctaaaaatgtttagaaataaataaatcaacaatttaaaacaatcaataGTATCACAACTAGCTTCGAAAACCCTTCATtcgctaaccgtggcctcgATTAGGTCAGAAACCACCAAGATGCGCGTATGTTGGCCGTTGGGGAACCCGTGTGGTAACTCAGGGCACCTAACCCTGCACACCTTTCAAACTCTGTACGCCCCCTTGAAAGGGTGAAACATCATCTGAGTACTCCACGCCACCCCAACAAGGTCGGCCATTGGAAGCTCTAACCCTTACTGTAGTAGGTATTGGGGAtccccccatgtcaccatcaaaacatttaaataacaatccagCCATAGGCTCAATATACACATCAATATGATAGTATaagtctcatcaagagatcacaagttttcatGTAAACAACTTTCACTTCAAGagtgaataac contains:
- the LOC120284007 gene encoding protein TonB-like, whose translation is MAKLVEDKCNAARPRHWTNPPFRPSPPQTTPTPPTNKPPLIPIKRLTPAKMSPLSTPQFLCLMVEKDTNENDFPSTPPPDDPATSPPPPKNHEPVELPKISFHALTGQLVPVILKLANKLH